A DNA window from Deinococcus malanensis contains the following coding sequences:
- a CDS encoding HD domain-containing protein, with the protein MSLPPCSVAEHLLLEAGLLNPGPWVAHSRQVALAARHIAQRHPELDPERAYVLGLLHDIGRRTGPNRDRHILDGYDYLTGLGFTDAARIALTHSFVLPGLDTLQGEWDGTPEELRRLEILVGQAHQTEEDRLLQLCDLLALADGFCTVHERMVDVALRYSVNARTADKWRAQLSLKAHFDQACRVNVYRLLPGLCERLLA; encoded by the coding sequence ATGAGTCTTCCGCCTTGCAGCGTGGCTGAACATCTTCTGCTCGAAGCCGGGCTGCTCAATCCCGGGCCCTGGGTCGCCCATTCGCGGCAGGTCGCACTGGCGGCCCGTCATATTGCCCAACGGCATCCTGAGCTGGATCCTGAGCGGGCTTACGTTCTGGGCCTGCTGCACGATATCGGACGGCGTACGGGTCCCAACCGGGACCGTCATATTCTGGACGGTTATGATTATCTGACCGGGCTGGGATTCACGGACGCCGCGCGCATCGCCCTGACGCACTCGTTTGTGCTGCCGGGCCTGGACACCCTGCAGGGCGAGTGGGACGGCACGCCTGAGGAACTACGCCGGCTGGAGATCCTGGTCGGGCAGGCACATCAGACCGAGGAAGACCGGCTGCTCCAGCTGTGTGATCTGCTTGCCCTGGCAGACGGCTTCTGCACGGTGCACGAGCGCATGGTGGACGTTGCCCTGCGTTACAGCGTAAACGCCCGGACGGCCGACAAGTGGCGCGCCCAGCTGAGCCTGAAGGCGCACTTCGATCAGGCCTGCCGCGTCAACGTCTATCGGCTGCTCCCGGGGCTCTGCGAGCGACTGCTGGCGTAA
- a CDS encoding valine--tRNA ligase, whose product MTDTTDHLTETEGPLAKQFEPQSVEPQWASRWRTEPFRADASSGREPFTIVIPPPNVTGSLHLGHALDNTLIDTLIRFKRMRGFEALFLPGTDHAGISTQVVVERQLKEQGLSRYDLGREAFLEKVWSWKEESGGTILNQLTRLGVSADWTRERFTMDEGLSKAVRHQFVRLYHEGAAYRGERIVNWDPASQTTLSELEIDREVRKGKMYTLSYRLADPGAAASNGEAGEIRIATVRPETIFADQAIAVHPADPRFTHLIGQQARIPLTDRTVPIIADEAVEMEFGVGALKITPAHDPTDFEVGERHGLARPSVIDLQGHLAGELVPEAFRGLERFAARKAVVKALQESGELLEEKDHDTAIGLSERTKVPVEPIVSTQWFVRMKPFADQVLQGLDKGEIRLTPERYTKVNRDWLENIRDWNISRQLWWGHQIPAWYDDEGNIYVPDPEKPDLDCDKDPRYAHQTLRRDPDVFDTWFSSNLWPFSTLGWPDTDAEDFRKFYPTQVLVTGYDILFFWVARMQMAGYGLTGQAPFSTVMLHGLYLDAKGQKMSKSKGNGVDPLELFDQYGVDACRFAFTFLSTGGQDIKHDPRRFEQGRNFANKLWNATRFALMRLGEAAANLTDDHDLSAYVRRAVVPGNADLLRSQEVLGVLRTRDDLTLADRWIISRLNEVTQEATAQLDAFDIGAAIRTLYSFTWDEFCDWYIEAAKPALAEGRLGTLATLKAVLEHILKLLHPFMPFITSELYEALGHRRQLALRVWPQVNEALHDAEATRAFDALRAAVSAARSLKSELGLSPQDRLGVMVEGDQAATVQENARVVESIARVTVVDSLEGRTLSAVEQGVIIRAPLEGTVDIGDWLGKQKKRLLELDKQIRQAQGKLSNEGFVARAPAEVIEEERRRVTDFSAQKERLEQVLAQFE is encoded by the coding sequence ATGACCGACACGACTGATCACCTGACCGAGACCGAAGGGCCGCTGGCCAAGCAGTTCGAGCCGCAGAGCGTGGAGCCGCAGTGGGCCAGCCGCTGGCGCACCGAGCCGTTCCGCGCTGACGCCAGCAGCGGCCGTGAGCCCTTTACTATCGTGATTCCGCCGCCCAACGTGACCGGAAGCCTGCACCTGGGACACGCGCTGGACAACACCCTGATCGATACCCTGATCCGCTTCAAGCGCATGCGGGGCTTCGAGGCGCTGTTCCTGCCGGGCACGGACCACGCCGGGATCAGCACCCAGGTGGTCGTGGAACGGCAACTTAAGGAACAGGGGCTCAGTCGCTACGATCTGGGCCGGGAAGCGTTTCTGGAGAAGGTGTGGTCCTGGAAGGAAGAGTCCGGCGGCACCATCCTGAACCAGCTGACCCGGCTGGGTGTCAGCGCCGACTGGACCCGCGAGCGCTTCACCATGGACGAGGGGCTGTCCAAGGCGGTGCGTCATCAGTTCGTGCGGCTGTACCACGAGGGCGCGGCCTACCGCGGCGAGCGCATCGTGAACTGGGACCCGGCCAGCCAGACCACCCTCTCGGAACTGGAAATCGACCGTGAAGTGCGCAAGGGCAAGATGTACACCCTGTCGTACAGGCTGGCTGATCCCGGTGCAGCGGCCAGCAATGGTGAAGCCGGCGAAATCCGCATTGCTACGGTGCGCCCGGAAACGATTTTCGCGGATCAGGCCATCGCGGTGCACCCGGCCGATCCCCGCTTTACCCACCTGATCGGTCAGCAGGCGCGCATTCCGCTGACGGACCGTACCGTGCCGATCATTGCGGACGAAGCCGTGGAGATGGAGTTCGGGGTCGGTGCGCTGAAGATCACGCCTGCACACGACCCCACCGACTTTGAGGTGGGCGAGCGGCATGGCCTGGCACGGCCCAGCGTCATTGACCTGCAGGGCCACCTGGCTGGTGAGCTGGTTCCGGAGGCCTTCCGGGGGCTGGAGCGCTTCGCCGCGCGCAAGGCGGTGGTCAAAGCCCTGCAGGAATCCGGTGAACTGCTGGAAGAGAAGGACCACGACACGGCCATCGGCCTCAGCGAGCGCACCAAGGTGCCGGTTGAGCCCATCGTGAGCACCCAGTGGTTCGTGCGCATGAAGCCCTTTGCCGACCAGGTGCTTCAGGGCCTGGACAAGGGCGAGATCAGACTCACGCCCGAGCGCTACACCAAGGTCAACCGCGACTGGCTGGAAAACATCCGCGACTGGAACATCTCCAGGCAGCTGTGGTGGGGACACCAGATTCCGGCGTGGTATGACGACGAGGGCAACATCTACGTGCCAGACCCTGAGAAACCGGATCTGGACTGCGACAAGGACCCCCGCTACGCCCACCAGACCCTGCGCCGCGATCCCGATGTGTTCGACACCTGGTTTTCCAGCAACCTGTGGCCGTTTTCCACCCTGGGCTGGCCCGACACCGACGCTGAGGACTTCCGCAAGTTCTATCCCACGCAGGTGCTGGTGACCGGCTACGACATCCTGTTTTTCTGGGTGGCCCGGATGCAGATGGCCGGCTACGGCCTGACCGGTCAGGCGCCGTTCTCGACCGTCATGCTGCACGGCCTGTATCTGGACGCCAAAGGCCAGAAGATGTCCAAGAGCAAGGGCAACGGGGTGGACCCGCTGGAGCTGTTCGACCAGTACGGGGTGGACGCCTGCCGCTTTGCCTTCACCTTCCTGTCTACCGGCGGCCAGGACATCAAGCACGACCCGCGCCGCTTCGAGCAGGGCCGCAACTTTGCCAACAAGCTGTGGAACGCCACCCGATTTGCGCTGATGCGCCTGGGTGAGGCCGCGGCGAATCTGACAGACGATCATGACCTGAGTGCCTACGTGCGCCGCGCCGTGGTGCCCGGCAACGCTGACCTGCTGCGCAGTCAGGAGGTGCTGGGTGTGCTGCGGACCCGCGACGATCTGACGCTGGCCGACCGCTGGATTATCAGCCGACTGAATGAGGTGACGCAGGAGGCGACGGCGCAGCTCGACGCCTTCGATATCGGGGCCGCCATCCGCACGCTGTACAGCTTCACCTGGGACGAGTTCTGCGACTGGTACATCGAGGCCGCCAAGCCCGCGCTCGCCGAAGGCCGCCTGGGTACCCTGGCGACCCTCAAAGCTGTGCTGGAGCACATCCTGAAGCTGCTGCACCCCTTCATGCCGTTTATCACCAGCGAGCTGTACGAGGCGCTGGGGCACCGCCGGCAGCTGGCCCTGCGGGTCTGGCCTCAGGTCAACGAAGCGCTGCATGACGCCGAAGCCACCCGCGCCTTCGACGCCCTGCGCGCCGCGGTGAGCGCAGCGCGCAGCCTCAAGAGTGAACTGGGCCTGAGCCCCCAGGACCGCCTGGGCGTGATGGTGGAAGGGGACCAGGCGGCCACGGTGCAGGAGAACGCCCGTGTGGTCGAGAGCATCGCCCGGGTGACCGTGGTCGACAGCCTGGAGGGCCGGACCCTCAGCGCCGTCGAACAGGGCGTGATTATCCGTGCGCCGCTGGAAGGCACCGTGGACATTGGTGACTGGCTCGGTAAGCAGAAAAAGCGTCTGCTGGAGCTGGACAAGCAGATCAGGCAGGCGCAGGGCAAGCTGAGCAACGAGGGCTTCGTGGCCCGCGCCCCCGCCGAGGTGATCGAGGAGGAACGCCGCCGCGTTACTGACTTCAGTGCCCAGAAAGAGCGTCTTGAACAGGTGCTGGCTCAGTTCGAATAA